The Nitrospinota bacterium genomic interval AGGGGAAATCACCTTCAGGGTGGTTCCTAAAACGACAAATCATTTTCTATTTGAGGTTATCGACACAGGAAAAGGAATTCCCAGGGAACACCAAAAAAACATCTTTGAACCCTTTCATCAAGAAGAAGAAGGAGCGAAAAAAGGTGGCACCGGTCTGGGGCTGGCCATCGTGAAAAAACATGTTGAGCTGATGGATGGAATACTGACTCTGGATTCCGCGCCAGGGAAAGGTTCTCGTTTCGCATTTACTTTGTGCCTGCCTCCAGCCAAAAACCCGCTGGGTGCAGCCCAACAAAAAAACATTAAATATTTTCATCTGGCGGAAGGGTGCCATGTAAAAGCATTGGTTGTCGATGACAATGAGCAAAACCGGGAAGTCCTGTCCAAAATTCTGACATCTGCCGGCATTGAAGTTCTAACTGCTGTGAATGGCGAGCAAGCACTGGAGCGGGTTCGGCTCCAATCTCCGGATATTATTTTCATGGATCTGCGCATGCCGGTGATGAACGGCTTTCAGGCGCTGGAAATCATTAAAAAAGATTTTGGTTCGCAAAATATCAAAACCGTTGCTATTTCCGCCTCGGCCTTCGAACACCAAAGGAAATCCACCTTATCGAAAGGTTTTGACGATTTCATTCCCAAGCCTTTTCATATTGAAGATATTTTTAACTGCCTTGTAAAACTGCTGGAAGTACGTTTTATCAGTGAAGAGAAGCAATCAGTTTTCAATTCAGAAAACACTTTAGCTATTACAAAAATTCAATTACCGGAATCCATTCTCAATCGATTGAAACAGGCCGCTGGTTTGTCCAGCCTCACCGACCTGAAAGTCTGCATGCAGGAATTGGAATCCTTGGGAGAAGATGGGAAAAGTTGCCTCTCTCATTTGCAACCTCTGGTCGGGAAGTATGACATGCAGGGAATCCTTGCCCTTTTAGAAAAGGTAACGAATGGACCTGAAACCTGAGGAATCGCAGGAACAACAAATTTTGATCGTAGACGACACCCCTGCCAATATCGACGTCCTCGATCAGTTTCTGGAAAAGGAGGGGTACAAAATTTCCGTGGCGCCCAGCGGGGAATCCGCTCTCGACCTGGCCGCCCGCATCGCCCCCGATTTGATTTTGCTGGATGTGATGATGCCGGGCATCGATGGATTTGAAACCTGCCGGCGCTTGCAAGCGAATATAAAGACGCGTGAAATCCCCATCATTTTCATCACCGCGAAAAATGAGACGGAAGACATCGTCAAAGGATTTTCATTGGGCGGCGTGGACTACATCACCAAGCCCTTTAGGCGGGAAGAAGTTTGCGCCCGCATCCATTTGCATCTCAAAATGCAACGGTTGATGCAAGCTCTTGAGGCCAAAAATGCAAAACTTGCCGAACTGAACGATCTGAAAAACACATTTCTCGGTATGGCGTCGCACGACCTCAGAAACCCGATCGCCGCCATCCAGGGGTTTTCAAATCTCCTGCTCGATCACGGCAAAATCCTGCCGGAAGAAACTAAGAAAGAATTCCTGCAATCGATCCATAAGGTGAGCCAAGACATGCTGACTCTGTTGGAAGATCTTTTAAACATTTCCATCATTGAAAGCGGCAAGCTCAATCTTCATTTCCAACGGAGTTCCCTGAAGCAACTGGTCGAAGAACGGGTTCGCATGTATCAGGTGGTGGCCGATCGCAAAAACATAACCTTTCATCTGGATATAGGAGCGGTGGCGGAATTTGATTTCGATCCCAATCGGATCAGCCAGGTCATCGATAATCTGTTGACCAACGCCATTAAATTCTCCCCCTCTGGAAAAAACATTTATATCTCGCTGGAAGCAAAAGATAACCGGGCAAAGTTCAGTGTCCGCGATCAAGGGCCCGGCATAACGGCGGAAGATCAGGACAAACTGTTCAAACATTTTCAAAAATTGAAAGCCAAACCAACGGGAAATGAAACCAGCCATGGCTTGGGGCTGGCCATCGCCAAAAGAATGGTAGAAGCCC includes:
- a CDS encoding hybrid sensor histidine kinase/response regulator yields the protein MDLKPEESQEQQILIVDDTPANIDVLDQFLEKEGYKISVAPSGESALDLAARIAPDLILLDVMMPGIDGFETCRRLQANIKTREIPIIFITAKNETEDIVKGFSLGGVDYITKPFRREEVCARIHLHLKMQRLMQALEAKNAKLAELNDLKNTFLGMASHDLRNPIAAIQGFSNLLLDHGKILPEETKKEFLQSIHKVSQDMLTLLEDLLNISIIESGKLNLHFQRSSLKQLVEERVRMYQVVADRKNITFHLDIGAVAEFDFDPNRISQVIDNLLTNAIKFSPSGKNIYISLEAKDNRAKFSVRDQGPGITAEDQDKLFKHFQKLKAKPTGNETSHGLGLAIAKRMVEAHKGQITVDSHSESGSTFSFEIPMEN